In Tribolium castaneum strain GA2 chromosome 4, icTriCast1.1, whole genome shotgun sequence, one DNA window encodes the following:
- the LOC100141726 gene encoding venom allergen 3-like precursor produces the protein MANFALIVFAIFSLTIARADDCGEIFVKGLTDEEKQFIVNKHNEIRSWVMDGKVPGQPKGKNLNVLVWDDYLGTEAQKISDTCVFQHVPVQDDRFYVGQNLAGWGGEGPVNDTRLEASIMSWYNEYPKFIYPDNFSNAAHYTQVIWDTTQYIGCGYTYYRKSPNDAYSKLFVCNYGPGGNIGGVAPYELA, from the exons ATGGcaaattttgctttaattgtctttgcaattttttcccTAACCATCGCTAGAGCTGATGACTGTGGCGAAATTTTTG TGAAGGGATTAACCGATGAAGAAAAACAGTTCATTGTTAACAAACACAATGAGATTCGGTCTTGGGTTATGGACGGGAAAGTACCAGGGCAACCAAAAGGCAAAAACCTCAATGTTCTT gTATGGGATGATTATTTGGGTACTGAGGCCCAAAAAATTAGTGATACCTGCGTCTTCCAACATGTCCCTGTGCAAGACG ATCGATTTTACGTCGGCCAGAATCTTGCAGGTTGGGGTGGTGAAGGCCCAGTAAATGATACTCGATTGGAGGCCTCCATTATGTCGTGGTATAACGAATATCCAAAATTCATTTACCCGGACAATTTCAGTAATGCTGCACATTATACAcaa gtaatttGGGATACAACTCAGTACATTGGTTGCGGATACACATATTATCGAAAAAGCCCAAATGACGCGTATTCCAAACTGTTTGTGTGCAATTACGGCCCtgg AGGGAATATAGGAGGAGTAGCCCCCTACGAATTGGCATAA
- the LOC100141726 gene encoding venom allergen 3-like isoform X1, with product MANFALIVFAIFSLTIARADDCGEIFVKGLTDEEKQFIVNKHNEIRSWVMDGKVPGQPKGKNLNVLVWDDYLGTEAQKISDTCVFQHVPVQDDRFYVGQNLAGWGGEGPVNDTRLEASIMSWYNEYPKFIYPDNFSNAAHYTQVIWDTTQYIGCGYTYYRKSPNDAYSKLFVCNYGPGGNIVGVAPYEKA from the exons ATGGcaaattttgctttaattgtctttgcaattttttcccTAACCATCGCTAGAGCTGATGACTGTGGCGAAATTTTTG TGAAGGGATTAACCGATGAAGAAAAACAGTTCATTGTTAACAAACACAATGAGATTCGGTCTTGGGTTATGGACGGGAAAGTACCAGGGCAACCAAAAGGCAAAAACCTCAATGTTCTT gTATGGGATGATTATTTGGGTACTGAGGCCCAAAAAATTAGTGATACCTGCGTCTTCCAACATGTCCCTGTGCAAGACG ATCGATTTTACGTCGGCCAGAATCTTGCAGGTTGGGGTGGTGAAGGCCCAGTAAATGATACTCGATTGGAGGCCTCCATTATGTCGTGGTATAACGAATATCCAAAATTCATTTACCCGGACAATTTCAGTAATGCTGCACATTATACAcaa gtaatttGGGATACAACTCAGTACATTGGTTGCGGATACACATATTATCGAAAAAGCCCAAATGACGCGTATTCCAAACTGTTTGTGTGCAATTACGGCCCtgg agGGAACATTGTAGGAGTAGCCCCCTACGAAAAAGCATAA
- the LOC659503 gene encoding venom allergen 3: MANFALIVFAIFSLSIARADDCGEIFVKGLTNEEKQFIVNKHNEIRSWVMDGKVPGQPKGKNLNVIGWDDYLASEAQKISENCVMKHVPVKDDRFYVGQNLAAWSGTGPLNDSWLEPFVMMWYNEYPKFIYPNNINGAEHYTQVIWDKTEYIGCGYTYYKKSPTDWYEKLFVCNYGPGGNIVGVAPYEKA, encoded by the exons ATGGcaaattttgctttaattgtctttgcaattttttcccTATCCATCGCTAGAGCTGATGACTGTGGCGAAATTTTTG TGAAGGGATTAACCAATGAAGAAAAACAGTTCATTGTTAACAAACACAATGAGATTCGGTCTTGGGTTATGGACGGGAAAGTACCAGGGCAACCAAAAGGCAAAAACCTCAATGTTATT ggGTGGGATGATTATTTAGCTTCTGAGGCCCAAAAAATCAGTGAAAACTGCGTCATGAAACATGTACCTGTGAAAGATG ATCGGTTTTACGTCGGTCAAAATTTGGCAGCTTGGAGTGGTACTGGCCCATTGAATGATTCCTGGTTGGAGCCCTTCGTTATGATGTGGTACAACGAATATCCAAAATTCATTTATCCGAACAATATAAATGGAGCTGAGCATTATACACaa gtaATTTGGGATAAAACCGAGTACATTGGTTGCGGGTAcacatattataaaaaaagtccaACTGACTGGTATGAAAAACTGTTTGTGTGCAATTACGGCCCtgg agGGAACATTGTAGGAGTAGCCCCCTACGAAAAAGCATAA
- the LOC103315072 gene encoding venom allergen 3 yields MSKLLLLLILLCVCDSICPKKKVLDKKLNSGQRKESVWIHNKLRQLIKKGQIRQQPRAVKMNNLKWDKELAKKAQKIANTCKFAHVEVQDKRFSVGQNLYLWSSTAPEKGFNATSAVYSWFNEHKLYKYPGYSKESGHYTQVIWADTKYVGCGYTYYKTKKEKFKYHKLFVCNYGPAGNVLGVAPYKRYKNRRRG; encoded by the exons ATGTCGAAGTTACTTTTGCTCTTAATTCTCCTATGTGTTTGTGATTCAATTTGCCCCAAAAAGAAAGTCTTGG acaaaaaattaaattccggCCAACGCAAAGAAAGCGTCTGGATTCATAACAAATTGCGTCAGCTTATCAAAAAAGGCCAAATAAGGCAGCAGCCTAGAGCCGtcaaaatgaataatttg AAATGGGACAAAGAGTTGGCCAAAAAGGCGCAAAAAATCGCCAACACTTGTAAATTTGCGCACGTGGAAGTGCAAGATA aacgtTTCAGTGTTGGTCAGAATTTATACTTGTGGTCCTCCACTGCACCGGAAAAGGGGTTCAATGCAACCAGTGCCGTGTATTCCTGGTTTAACGAACACAAATTGTATAAATACCCCGGTTATAGCAAGGAAAGTGGACACTATACTCAAGTTATTTGGGCTGATACCAAATACGTAGGTTGTGGATACACCTACTATAAAACCAAGAAAGAGAAATTCAAGTACCACAAATTGTTTGTGTGCAATTATGGGCCTGC ggGCAATGTTTTAGGAGTAGCGCCATATAAGCGGTATAAAAACAGGAGGCGTGGTTAA
- the LOC659566 gene encoding venom allergen 3 yields the protein MSNFALIVFALFALTIARADNCGQIFVKGLTDEEKQFIVNKHNEIRSWIVGGKVPGQPKGKNLNVIGWDDYLASEAQKISDNCVMKHAPVKDNRFYVGQNLAAWSGTGPLNDSWLEPFVMMWYNEYPKFIYPNYINGAGHYTQVIWDKTEYIGCGYTYYKKSPTDWYEKLFVCNYGPGGNILGVAPYEKA from the exons ATGTCTAATTTTGCTCTAATTGTCTTTGCACTTTTTGCCCTAACTATCGCTAGAGCCGATAATTGTGGCCAAATTTTTG TGAAGGGCCTAACGGATGAAGAAAAACAGTTCATTGTTAATAAGCACAATGAGATTCGTTCTTGGATTGTAGGCGGAAAAGTACCAGGGCAGCCAAAAGGCAAAAACCTCAATGTTATT gGGTGGGATGATTATTTGGCTTCTGAGGCCCAAAAAATAAGTGATAACTGCGTCATGAAACATGCACCTGTGAAAGACA ATCGGTTTTACGTCGGTCAAAATTTGGCAGCTTGGAGTGGTACTGGCCCATTGAATGATTCCTGGTTGGAGCCCTTCGTTATGATGTGGTACAACGAATATCCAAAATTCATTTATCCGAACTATATAAATGGTGCTGGCCATTATACACAA gtaATTTGGGATAAAACCGAGTACATTGGTTGCGGATACACATATTATAAGAAAAGTCCAACTGACTGGTATGAAAAACTGTTTGTGTGCAATTACGGCCCtgg AGGGAATATTTTAGGAGTAGCCCCCTACGAAAAAGCATAA
- the LOC659703 gene encoding venom allergen 3: MANIGVILSVVVCVGVALAGASSCGRLFENKVSENDKKIIVNKHNQLRGLISQGKVLGQPKGKNLKNLKWDNKLAIQAQKIANTCEFKHVKVNDTRFYVGQNLGWTGSTASSRTTDWNGIIQKWFNEHKDFKYPSTSKGMTGHYTQVVWADTQLVGCGYTFYRKSSWYEKLYVCNYGPGGNYIGEAPYKI; this comes from the exons ATGGCGAATATTGGAGTGATTTTGAGTGTTGTGGTCTGTGTCGGCGTTGCTCTAGCAGGCGCTAGCTCATGTGGACGCCTTTTTG AAAACAAGGTCAGCGAAAATGACAAGAAAATCATTGTCAATAAACACAACCAGTTGCGAGGCTTGATTTCACAAGGAAAAGTGCTAGGACAGCCGAAAGGAAAAAACCTCAAAAATCTT AAATGGGACAACAAGCTGGCAATACAGGCCCAAAAAATCGCCAATACGTGCGAATTCAAACATGTCAAAGTCAATGATA cCCGATTTTACGTCGGCCAGAACTTGGGCTGGACGGGTTCGACTGCCAGCTCCAGAACCACCGACTGGAACGGGATTATCCAGAAATGGTTCAACGAACATAAAGACTTCAAATATCCGAGCACTTCGAAAGGGATGACCGGACATTACACCCAA gtTGTTTGGGCCGACACCCAGCTCGTCGGTTGTGGCTACACATTTTACCGTAAGAGTTCCTGGTATGAGAAATTATACGTTTGTAATTACGGTCCTGG agGTAATTATATTGGAGAAGCTCCCTACAAGATATAG